DNA from Terriglobus tenax:
GCGTTACCCAACGATCTCCGGTGAGGCGCGTTCGATTGAGACCTCGTCGATGCCGCGGTGGGCGATGATGGATTTTTCGCTGCGTTCGAGAACCGAAGGGCAGACGGCTGTGAACCAGGACCGGGATAAGTCTGCGGTGTATGACCTGACGCGCGTGCGCGTGGGACTCCGGGTGGAGCCGGCGCAATGGCTGAACCTGTATGTGCAGGCACAGGATGCCCATGCGCTTGGCCTGGCGAAGGAACAGACGGCAGGCAATATGAAAGACACCTTCGATCTGCGGCAGGCGCTTGTGTCTTTGCGTAGCGGCAGAATGCAGCTGATGGTGGGTCGCCAGCCACTTCGGTTTGCCGATGAACGGCTTGTGGGTATCAGCGACTGGACGAATGTGAGCCGTACGTTTGATGGCATCGTGTTCCGCACGGAGGGTGATACGCGCCTGACGTTGTTCAGCTCGTCGGTGGTGAATATCTCGCCGGAGAGCTTTGACCGGTCAGCTGCGGGCCTGCACTTTCATGGCGCGCTGGTATCGATTGACAAGGCTGTTCCGAAGACGGCGATTGAGCCGTTTGTGTTTGTGAAGACTTTCTCCGGGGTGAAGAGTCCGCTGCAGAAGTCCAGCCAGGAGACGGAGGCGACCTTCGGAGCGTTTGTCGCGGGGAACCTGCCGGGGCGCTTTTTCTATCGCGTTACGGGAGCGTTGCAGAGAGGCAGCTATGCCGGGCAGAGCATTGATGCAGGCGGCCTGATTGTGCGTGCCGGATACACCATGGAAAAGGTGCGATGGAAGCCGGAGTCAAGCCTTGAGTATGACTATGCGACGGGCGATGACGGTTCGGACCCGACGAAACGAAAGACTTTTGACCAGCTTTATCCGAGTAACCACAATGCGTTTGGACTGACGGATATTTTTGGCTGGCAGAACATGAAGCAGCGGCGCGTGGGCGTTACGGTTGCTCCCAGGAAGGGACTGACGGTCACGGCGGAAGCCGAGTCGCTGCACCTGGCGACGGTGCGCGATGGGGTGTACAGCGGTGGTGGCGGCGTGCTGGCGGCCCCGGGAACGAAGGGTTTTCTCTCGGATGATCTTGGAACGGGATTTGATGTGTATGCGAAGTACATTACGGGCAACTTCGTGACCAACATTGGCGTGGGCCATTATTCGCCGGGAGCAGCGGTGAAGGATACGGATGCGGGCGTGCCGCAGACGATTGCGTTTCTCTCGTTTACATATCGCTTCCGGCTGCATAGCGGCGATAAAGGCATGAAGGCGAACCATCATCATCTGCCGGTGGGCGAGTCAAACGATCGCTAACAACCTTCCCCTATAGAGGGAGCGATACCGCCCCCGGTGGGAGCTTACCGGAGTCCGGGTATCTACCTAAGATCAGATCGTGCCATAGAGTTCTGGAGAACTGGCAAACGTTCACGATTCGATGGAGACCAGCATGGAAAAGATTGAACTCGTAGGATCAAGCCGGAAGATGCAGAACCTGGAAGAAGACATCAGCATGGTGGCTCCGATTGCCTGCTGCGTGTTGATTCAAGGCGAGACGGGCACTGGCAAGGAGCTGGTGGCCAAGGCGATCCATGATGCAGGTCCGCGCCGACACAAGCCGTTCATCGCGCTGAACTGCGCGGCTATTCCTGCTCCGCTGCTTGAGAGCGAGTTGTTCGGCCATGAGAAGGGCGCGTTTACCGGAGCGATTGCACAGACCATTGGCAAGTTCCAGGCGGCGCATGGCGGCACGCTCTTTCTTGATGAGATTGGAGATATGCCGCTGGAGCTGCAGCCGAAGATTCTGCGTGTGCTGCAGGAGCGCCAGGTAGAGCGGTTGGGAAGCAACCGTTCCATGCCTGTGGATGTGCGCGTGATTGCGGCAACACACGCTCCGCTGGAGCAGATGGTGGTGGCGAAGGAGTTTCGTGCGGACCTGTTCTACCGGCTGAATGTCTATCCTATTGAGGTTCCGGCGCTTCGCAGCCGTCGCGACGATATTCCGGAGCTGGTGGAGCACTTTGTGCGAGTGTATGCGGAGCGTCTGGGAAAAAGGATCAACTCTGTTCCGGCGAACCTGCTGGTAGCCCTGCAGCAGTACCACTGGCCCGGCAACGTGCGCGAGCTGCAGAACTTTGTGGAACGCGCCGTGATTACATCGCATGGGACGACGCTGGAGCCTCGCGAGTCGTCGATGAGAATGCTGCTGGATACCACACATGAGCCGGCGACCACGCTGGTTGCGGCAGAGCGGACCCATATTGAGCGGACGCTGCAGGAGACCAACTGGGTGATTGGCGGCCGATATGGCGCAGCCATGCGGCTTGGACTTCCGCGTACGACGCTGCTGGCGAAGATGAAGAAGCTTGGGCTGACGCGCGCCCGGACGGAGACGCATGGACTGCTGTCGCGGGCGTTTCCGCCGGTGGAATCGATGTCGATGGCGTCGTTTGGCTGACCCGCTTTCGAGTAAAAGAAGACGGCCGGAACTCTACGATGCTGCCATGTAGAGTTCCGGCCGTTGCTGTTTAGCGAGCGGCTTTGGCGGTTGCTTTTCCCGCGTCTTTGACGGCGACAGCGGTCTTTTCTCCGGCCGTCTCGGTGTAGCGCACAATGACACGCGAGCCTTCCTTGGTGCCGAGCCACGTATCGGCGGGGACCTGTGCTGTCTTCTTGCCGGCCTTGATCGCCGTGTGGTCGGTGTACTTGATGGTGCGCTCCGTGCCATCTGCGGTCTTGATGGTGACGACTTTGGCCGTATGGTCAACGTGCTTGACCACGCCGCGGACCGCGTGCACCAGGTCCTCCTCTGCGTGGGCTGTGTAGCTGAGCCCAAGGGTGAGGGCGAGGGCAACGGTAATCTTCTGCAACGATGCAATGCGTGACATGCTGATCTCCTTTTCCAGATGCGCGGACAAGACATCTCTTGATCTGGCAGAAGTCAAGGTAGCAAGGGCCGCTTCGTGCCGCCACTCTCCATGGAGGGAGTGGAGTATCCCTCCATCGTGTTCTGCCATGCCGTTACCCATTTAGGGGAAGCCGTAGATACGCGATATGGGGCACAGGAAAGCCCCTTGTAGAGGCTGGGGAAGATGCTGGTATCGCCCTAGCATTTGAAACGTAGCAGCGGTACGAATTTCAACTCTGCAGGGAGAACGTTACATGAGCGAGCCAACGAACAAGAAAGACAACATGATGTATCCATCACGGAGAAGTTTCCTTGGAGCAGGTTCGGCTGCGATTGCTGCTGCCGCCATTGCGGCGCTGCCTGCTCATGGCCAGTCTCGCCAGAATGTTGATAAGGCGGAGCATGATCATTCCGTCAGCAACCCGGGGCAGGAGAACCAGAACCTGCTGGCACAGAACCCGAATTCGAACACGCCTCCGCCGAGCGACTTCGGGGATGTGGGTCCGATCTGGTACTCGTTTGACCTGGTGAAGAAGCGTATCCAGGAAGGCGGCTGGACGCACCAGGTAACACAGCGTGAGTTCCCGACCTCGACCGAGATTGCCGGCGTGAACATGCGCCTGACGGCCGGCAGCTACCGTGAGATGCATTGGCATACCGCCGATGAGTGGGCGTACATGCTGTACGGCAATGCTCGCGTGACAGTGCTGAACCCGGATGGAACGATCTTTATTGACGATGTGAGCGAAGGCGATCTGTGGGTGTTCCCGGCTGGCTATCCGCACTCGATCCAGGGCCTGGGCCCGGATGGCTGCGAGTTCCTGCTGGTGTTCAACCAGGGCGCGTTCTCGGAAGACAATACGTTCCTGCTGTCAGAGTGGGTTGCCCATACCCCGACGGACGTTCTGAAGAAGAACTTCGGTCTGCCGGAGAGCGAGCTGCAGAAGCTGCCGACGGGATCGCTGTACATCTTCCCGAGCGATCTGCCGAAGTCGCTTGCTGAGGACAAGGCGCAGGTGGGTGGACGCAAGGTGGAGTCGACGCCGCAGTACACCTTCAAGATGCGTTCGATGGAGCCGACGAAGAAGACGGCAGGTGGCGAGGTCCGCGTGGTGGACTCGAGCAACTTCCCGACCTCGAAGCACATTGCCGCGGGCCTGGTGATTGTGAAGCCGGGTGCGATGCGTGAGCTGCACTGGCATCCGAATGCCTCAGAGTGGCAGTTCTACATCAAGGGCAAGGCGCGTATGACGGTGTTCATGCCGGTGGGCAATGCGCGCACCATGGACTACAACGCCAATGACGTGGGCTTTGTGCCAGCGGTAGCCGGACACTATGTCGAGAATACGGGCGACACGGACCTGGTCTTCCTGGAGATGTTTGCGACGGACCGCTTCATGGACATCTCGCTGAATAGCTGGATCCGCCGTACGCCGGTGGAGACGGTATCTGCCCACCTGAACCTGGATGCGGAAACCATTGCGAAGATTCCTGCGGAGAAGCAGGAGGTTATTCGCTAACGCGGGTATCCATTGTTGATGGACAACGGGTCTCTCTTCGGAGAGGCCCGTTGCTGTTAAATGCGGAGTTGTCTGGGGTTCTCTGGTTCTGTGCCCGGCCTGTTACAACCTGGGGATATTGCCCTCCATCAGCAAGGGCGCATTGTTGTTCGGTGCAAGATCTTTCTGGAAGGCTTTAGCTTGCAGAGGACCAGAGCGTGCCTGAGGAATCGGGAAAGATTCTCCGAGGCTGAAGACCTTACCCTGGATGGGAGCAAGGGCCTGAAGTCCTCTGCTCCCTTCGGTTGAGGGCTGAATCTCTCAAAAACATGCCTTGCCATCCATCAAGAAAAAACTAAAGGTGGAGACTCGCTAATCAAAGGCGACGACGAGGAAGGTGATGTCGTCTCTCTGCAGGTTGTGAGTGCCGTTTGAGGTCCATGCCTGCAGGGCGGACTGCAGCAGTGTGGCAAAGCGTTCCGGGGGCTGCGTGCTGTTTGCGCGCAGCAGAGCTTCGAGCTGATGATCTCCGAACTCTTCGCCTGCCGCGTTGGATGCTTCGGAAAGTCCGTCTGTGTAGATAAGGAGGCGGTCTCCCGCGGTAGTGTTGAAGCGCGTGTCGGTATATTGCTCGTGATTGCGAACGCCCAGCAGGAGGCCTTCGCTGTCCAGGTGGACGACGCGTTGCTGCTGCGCGCTCCAATAGAGCGGCGGCGGGTGGCCGGCCGAGGTGTAGGAGAAGCTGTTGTTGCTGCGATGGATGGCGAAGTATGTGGCGGTGACGTACTGGCCCCTGGCCTCGGAACATAGAACGGCATTGAGGTCTGTCAAGATGGGGCCTGGCGCGGAGGTATCGCCGGCAAAGGTGCGCACGGCTGCCTTGACCATGGAGGTTACGAGAGCGGCTCCGATGCCATGGCCGATGACGTCGGCGAGAAGGATGTGGAGTTCCTCGTCGTCCTGGACGGGAAAGTCGTAGAAGTCTCCGCCCAGAGCTTCCATGGGGAGATAGCGTACGGCGACGCGAATGCCTGCGTGCTCAACCGGCTTTGACAGGATGGACTGCTGAATGACGCCGGCGGCTTCCATCTCGGTGTTGAGCTGCGTGAGCTGGGTTCTGGTTGTGGCGTAGGCGTTGAGGGTTTCGTTCGAGAGACAGAGGAGAAATGCGAGGAAGCCGAAGGGTTCCAGGATGCTGGTCCAATGGCCGTACATCATGCCACGTGCGTGGTCATAGGCATAGCCGGCAAAGAAGAGCAGGGCACCGAGGGTGACGATGGGCGAGGCCAGTCGCAGACGCGCGGTGAGCTGGTCGCGCCCGGGCAGGAGGCAGACCGGCAGGCCGAGGATGAGCGCGGTTCCGGGGAGAGGAAGGATCTCCGGCTGGCTCTGCAGGAAGATGGCCGCGAGTGTGAGCGCTGCGACGGCGCCGTAGGCCACCATGAGCCATGCGAACGAGCGTGACTTTAACTGGTAAAGCCCCCGCAGCAGGAGCAGCAGAGGCAGGGGCGCGAGCAGGGAGAAGCCCCGTTGCAGATAGGCCGGTGTGTGGCCGTTCCAGGCAAAGGCGAGGTCGAGCCAGTGGTTCCGTATGAGCAGGCTGCCGCTGTAAAGAAGTGCGAAGAGCCCGAACCATACGAAGGGGAGCCGGCTGCGTGTCGGGAGAAAGATAGCGGCGCCGATGGACAGCAGAGCGACACTGCAGCCAACGATGCCGAGGCATAGAAGGACGAATTCGTATCTCATAGCGGGAAAGAAAAATGCCCCGGCAGACCTTGATTGAAGTCCGCCGGGGAGAAGTGCGTGTTTGGGTGAATTACTTCGGGGGGAAGGCGCGGAAGAGCTTCTGGATGTCCTTGCCCAGTTGTTCGGCGTTCTTTTCGGGATTGTTGGAAAGAGCGTCGGACTGTGTTCCCCGCCAGATCAGCTTGTGGTTCTTGCTGTCGAAGACGTCGACGACGAGAGTTCCAACCTGCGTGACCATGGTTGTGGTGATAGAGTTGCCGAAGTTATTGAAGCCGGCACCGCCGAAGCCGCGCCATCCCCAGCCGCCACC
Protein-coding regions in this window:
- a CDS encoding alginate export family protein, yielding MQVLSSGGIAVKRFDTQICVWIVRCIVAGFMAVLCSRGALAQYARYPTISGEARSIETSSMPRWAMMDFSLRSRTEGQTAVNQDRDKSAVYDLTRVRVGLRVEPAQWLNLYVQAQDAHALGLAKEQTAGNMKDTFDLRQALVSLRSGRMQLMVGRQPLRFADERLVGISDWTNVSRTFDGIVFRTEGDTRLTLFSSSVVNISPESFDRSAAGLHFHGALVSIDKAVPKTAIEPFVFVKTFSGVKSPLQKSSQETEATFGAFVAGNLPGRFFYRVTGALQRGSYAGQSIDAGGLIVRAGYTMEKVRWKPESSLEYDYATGDDGSDPTKRKTFDQLYPSNHNAFGLTDIFGWQNMKQRRVGVTVAPRKGLTVTAEAESLHLATVRDGVYSGGGGVLAAPGTKGFLSDDLGTGFDVYAKYITGNFVTNIGVGHYSPGAAVKDTDAGVPQTIAFLSFTYRFRLHSGDKGMKANHHHLPVGESNDR
- a CDS encoding sigma-54 interaction domain-containing protein, with translation MEKIELVGSSRKMQNLEEDISMVAPIACCVLIQGETGTGKELVAKAIHDAGPRRHKPFIALNCAAIPAPLLESELFGHEKGAFTGAIAQTIGKFQAAHGGTLFLDEIGDMPLELQPKILRVLQERQVERLGSNRSMPVDVRVIAATHAPLEQMVVAKEFRADLFYRLNVYPIEVPALRSRRDDIPELVEHFVRVYAERLGKRINSVPANLLVALQQYHWPGNVRELQNFVERAVITSHGTTLEPRESSMRMLLDTTHEPATTLVAAERTHIERTLQETNWVIGGRYGAAMRLGLPRTTLLAKMKKLGLTRARTETHGLLSRAFPPVESMSMASFG
- a CDS encoding cupin domain-containing protein, which codes for MSEPTNKKDNMMYPSRRSFLGAGSAAIAAAAIAALPAHGQSRQNVDKAEHDHSVSNPGQENQNLLAQNPNSNTPPPSDFGDVGPIWYSFDLVKKRIQEGGWTHQVTQREFPTSTEIAGVNMRLTAGSYREMHWHTADEWAYMLYGNARVTVLNPDGTIFIDDVSEGDLWVFPAGYPHSIQGLGPDGCEFLLVFNQGAFSEDNTFLLSEWVAHTPTDVLKKNFGLPESELQKLPTGSLYIFPSDLPKSLAEDKAQVGGRKVESTPQYTFKMRSMEPTKKTAGGEVRVVDSSNFPTSKHIAAGLVIVKPGAMRELHWHPNASEWQFYIKGKARMTVFMPVGNARTMDYNANDVGFVPAVAGHYVENTGDTDLVFLEMFATDRFMDISLNSWIRRTPVETVSAHLNLDAETIAKIPAEKQEVIR
- a CDS encoding PP2C family protein-serine/threonine phosphatase, which translates into the protein MRYEFVLLCLGIVGCSVALLSIGAAIFLPTRSRLPFVWFGLFALLYSGSLLIRNHWLDLAFAWNGHTPAYLQRGFSLLAPLPLLLLLRGLYQLKSRSFAWLMVAYGAVAALTLAAIFLQSQPEILPLPGTALILGLPVCLLPGRDQLTARLRLASPIVTLGALLFFAGYAYDHARGMMYGHWTSILEPFGFLAFLLCLSNETLNAYATTRTQLTQLNTEMEAAGVIQQSILSKPVEHAGIRVAVRYLPMEALGGDFYDFPVQDDEELHILLADVIGHGIGAALVTSMVKAAVRTFAGDTSAPGPILTDLNAVLCSEARGQYVTATYFAIHRSNNSFSYTSAGHPPPLYWSAQQQRVVHLDSEGLLLGVRNHEQYTDTRFNTTAGDRLLIYTDGLSEASNAAGEEFGDHQLEALLRANSTQPPERFATLLQSALQAWTSNGTHNLQRDDITFLVVAFD